A stretch of the Engraulis encrasicolus isolate BLACKSEA-1 chromosome 19, IST_EnEncr_1.0, whole genome shotgun sequence genome encodes the following:
- the LOC134470251 gene encoding uncharacterized protein LOC134470251 codes for MSISTNDYCRLCKINMRERGSVFKHSTDIFLTKKAPSNATLLPSISERLASLGVTVAPELLQSNRCCQRCQLTIGRLEKDLPLFRQWEKDFRDSGTPTTLELNDLTQSSTPKDLEKSCPNPQGSSANYGGAPTTQVTIRYPSQTLTRVCDPEIDPIVKFIALRRWKEASSHIMKHPLLREEIQRQVVHLIDKESEMLSARKSNFMLWNCAPADIQPFSFDRLRDDLARLAPFVLSIFDCISNGNNFAACTAAAIAIRGRTPQLSALSYWISTILLSGRTKKFVFNLLSQLSITTSHGRASKKRNEMILGCGGGAAESSQCHSYSQQTRTTAAETGRLEVSQNQEDRHHPLVSQFPVMKDLILSVNKIKQTRTKEKRNEPSLKSDRIGLQEEVTVQVSCMLKLFDRCLRCNAEACSLLTRREGDVFYVTQQCWTCHHIKDWTSHANKAAGQGQEASADKGAEEAEKSGGVEVLVQPAEDMDTEEEDGDEEEEDDEDEEEEEDDEEEEEDDDDDEEEEIQEVQIEEGEQDEEEVEGEEEEEINEDGKRNEKEGEEGIKEKEEEVEERIVEEERNYQDMKEEEEEDREEKPRGMKRKRRDGDEDSGDPAEGASEG; via the exons ATGTCGATATCGACGAACGATTATTGCCGTTTGTGCAAGATTAATATGAGAGAACGTGGATCCGTGTTTAAACACTCAACCGATATCTTTCTGACAAAGAAAGCACCGAGCAATGCTACCCTACTACCGAGCATATCCGAGAGATTAGCGTCATTAGGTGTGACTGTCGCCCCGGAGTTACTGCAATCAAATAGATGTTGCCAGCGGTGTCAGTTGACTATTGGCAGGCTCGAAAAAGATTTGCCTTTATTCAGGCAATGGGAGAAGGACTTTAGAGACAGTGGCACGCCCACCACACTAGAACTAAACGACCTTACGCAGTCTTCGACCCCAAAGGATTTGGAAAAGTCCTGCCCAAACCCACAGGGTTCAAGTGCCAACTATGGCGGAGCACCAACAACCCAG GTTACGATCAGATATCCATCCCAGACACTGACCAGGGTGTGCGACCCCGAGATAGATCCTATTGTCAAATTCATCGCGCTGAGGAGATGGAAAGAGGCTTCCAGTCACATCATGAAACACCCACTTCTGCGAGAGGAAATCCAACGGCAAGTTGTCCACTTGATAGACAAAGAAAGTGAGATGCTGAGCGCTCGAAAGAGTAACTTCATGCTGTGGAACTGTGCACCGGCGGACATCCAGCCGTTCTCCTTTGACCGCCTACGAGACGACCTCGCCAGGCTCGCCCCCTTTGTACTCTCCATCTTCGACTGCATCAGCAACGGAAATAACTTTGCAGCTTGCACTGCTGCCGCCATCGCCATAAGAGGCAGAACGCCACAGCTGTCAGCCCTGTCTTATTGGATCAGCACCATACTCTTGTCCGGCAGAACCAAAAAGTTTGTCTTCAATCTGCTCAGCCAGTTGTCGATCACCACTTCTCATGGCAGAGCGAGTAAGAAGCGAAACGAGATGATTCTTGGCTGTGGCGGCGGGGCTGCGGAGTCTTCACAATGTCACAGCTACTCGCAACAAACTAGAACTACAGCTGCAGAAACAGGACGGTTAGAAGTATCCCAAAACCAGGAGGACCGTCATCATCCGTTAG tatcCCAGTTTCCTGTGATGAAGGACCTTATCCTTTCCGTGAACAAAATTAAGCAAACCAGAACAAAAG AGAAAAGGAACGAGCCCTCTCTCAAGTCAGACAG GATTGGTCTGCAGGAGGAGGTGACTGTGCAAGTGTCCTGCATGCTGAAGCTGTTTGACAG GTGCTTGCGGTGCAATGCTGAAGCATGCAGCCTGTTGACGCGGCGTGAGGGAGACGTCTTCTACGTGACACAGCAATGCTGGACGTGCCACCACATCAAGGACTGGACAAGCCACGCAAACAAGGCTGCCGGTCAAGGTCAAGAG GCATCTGCAGACAAGGGAGCAGAGGAAGCGGAGAAGAGTGGTGGAGTTGAAGTGTTGGTCCAACCAGCGGAAGATATGGAcactgaggaggaggacggggatgaggaggaggaagatgatgaagatgaagaggaggaggaagatgatgaagaggaggaggaagatgatgatgatgatgaggaggaggagattcaGGAGGTGCAGATAGAAGAAGGAGAGCAAGACGAGGAAGAagtagaaggagaggaagaagaggagataaATGAAGATGGCAAGAGAAATgaaaaagagggggaagaggggatcaaagaaaaagaggaagaggtggaggagagaattgtagaagaggagagaaattaTCAGGatatgaaggaagaggaggaggaggacagagaagaaaagcccagaggaatgaagaggaagaggagggacggCGATGAAGACTCTGGTGATCCAGCGGAAGGAGCCAGTGAAGGTTGA